One region of Dysidea avara chromosome 1, odDysAvar1.4, whole genome shotgun sequence genomic DNA includes:
- the LOC136266836 gene encoding uncharacterized protein isoform X1 — protein sequence MYLMIFIFVTVSAKTCPPTMLFEKTKFSCYKENNVQVLDSRKGEKSPTRTFSESTEPQNPAMPDTYAVVDMTKKHNKSNYVELERFDDQRLTVMLVPVPEVTYLDVKIDLR from the exons ATGTATTTGATGATATTTatatttgtgaccgtctcagcaaaaacctgcccACCTACCATGCTTTTTGAGAAAACCAAATTctcatgctacaaagaaaacaatgtacaagttttagaCTCACGGAAG ggAGAAAAATCACCGACAAGAACTTTTAGTGAATCAACAGAACCACAAAAT CCAGCAATGCCAGATACTTATGCAGTAGTTGACATGACAAAG AAACACAACAAGAGCAACTATGTGGAGTTGGAACGCTTTGATGACCAGAGACTCACAGTCATGCTTGTACCAGTACCAGAAGTGACTTATTTAGATGTGAAAATTGACTTGAGGTAG
- the LOC136266836 gene encoding uncharacterized protein isoform X3 encodes MPTYTEVVYLKNQKRNFSESTYEIPTYNEVSEFKSPPAMPDTYAVVDMTKKHNKSNYVELERFDDQRLTVMLVPVPEVTYLDVKIDLR; translated from the exons ATGCCAACGTATACTGAAGTTGTATACTTGAAAAACCA AAAAAGAAATTTTTCTGAAAGCACATATGAG ATACCAACATACAATGAAGTTTCAGAATTCAAAAGCCCG CCAGCAATGCCAGATACTTATGCAGTAGTTGACATGACAAAG AAACACAACAAGAGCAACTATGTGGAGTTGGAACGCTTTGATGACCAGAGACTCACAGTCATGCTTGTACCAGTACCAGAAGTGACTTATTTAGATGTGAAAATTGACTTGAGGTAG
- the LOC136266836 gene encoding uncharacterized protein isoform X2 gives MPTYTEVVYLKNQKRNFSESTYEIPTYNEVSEFKSPGEKSPTRTFSESTEPQNPAMPDTYAVVDMTKKHNKSNYVELERFDDQRLTVMLVPVPEVTYLDVKIDLR, from the exons ATGCCAACGTATACTGAAGTTGTATACTTGAAAAACCA AAAAAGAAATTTTTCTGAAAGCACATATGAG ATACCAACATACAATGAAGTTTCAGAATTCAAAAGCCCG ggAGAAAAATCACCGACAAGAACTTTTAGTGAATCAACAGAACCACAAAAT CCAGCAATGCCAGATACTTATGCAGTAGTTGACATGACAAAG AAACACAACAAGAGCAACTATGTGGAGTTGGAACGCTTTGATGACCAGAGACTCACAGTCATGCTTGTACCAGTACCAGAAGTGACTTATTTAGATGTGAAAATTGACTTGAGGTAG